TAGCGTCGCTCGATGCCCCGAATGCGTGCCGCCCAACTCGTCGAGCCGCGTCGGATGGACGTTGTCGATGTCGACGTTCCCGAACCCGCCGACGGCGAGGTGCGGGTCCGCGTGGAAGGGTGCGGCGTCTGCGCTAGCAACATCCCGTCGTTCGAGGGTCGCGAGTGGTTCGAGTACCCGATGGCCCCCGGCGATCTCGGCCACGAGGCCTGGGGCGTCGTCGACGCGGTCGGCCGTGGTGTGAGCGACGTGGCGGAGGGCGATCGCGTGGCGATGCTGAGCTACAAGGCCTACGCCGAATACGACACGGCCGCGGCGGGCAACGTGACGAAGCTGCCGAGCGAGCTGGCGGGCGTGCCGTTCCCGGCCGAGCCGCTGGCGTGTGCGATCAACGTCTTCAAGCGCAGTGCGATCCGGCCCAGTGAAAGCGTGATCATCGTCGGGGTCGGGTTTCTGGGTGCGCTCGTCACACACCTCGCCACCGCGGCCGGGGCGACGGTGGTCGCCACGACACGTCGACCCGAAGCCCTCACCTTCGCCGCCGCCGCCGGTGCCGTGACGGAACCGATGGACGACCACTGGCGAGTCATCGAGGCCGTCAAGGGTCATGTCGGCGAGGCGGGGGCGAACGTGGTCATCGAGTGCGTCGGCAAGCAGTGGCCGCTGGATCTGGCCAGCGAACTCGTCCGCGAACACGGCCGCCTCGTCATCGCCGGCTACCACCAGGACGGCCTGCGTCAGGTCAACCTGCAGCAGTGGAACTGGAAGGGCCTGGACGTCATCAACGCCCACGAACGCGTGCCGCAAACCTACGTCGACGGCATGACCGAGGCGGTCCGCAAGGTGGCCGCGGGAGAGCTCGACCATCGCCCGCTGATGACGCACGACGTACCGCTCGAGCGGCTGGGCGAAGCACTGCAGATGACGATCGATCGCCCCGCCGGCTTCATGAAGGCGTGGGTGCAGATGTGATGCGGCTTCTCATGACGACCGACTGCGTGGGCGGCGTTTGGACATACGCGATGACCCTGTGCCGCGGATTGGTCGAGCGTGGCGTCGAGGTCACGCTGGCGGCGTCGGGTGGGCCGCTCGATGAGGACAAGCGGCGTGACTTTCCGGCGGGCGTGACGCTGCATCATCGTCCGCTGAAGTGCGAGTGGATGCAGCCGCCGCTTGCGAACCTTGCGAAGGCGGGGCAGTGGTTGGACGAGCTCGTCGCGGAGGTGCGGCCGGACGTGATTCACCTCAACGACTACGCCCACGGTGGCCGCGACTTCGGCGGTCGGTCGCGAGTGGTGGTGGCGCATTCGGACGTCTACTCGTGGCACGCTGCCGTGTTGAGGCGAGCGCCGGACGCGTCGTGGCGCGGTTATCGCGATGTGGTCGAGGCTGGGCTCGCGGGGGCGGACGCGGTGGTGGCGCCGACGCGGGCGGTGCTGGACGGGATGAGGGCGTGGATCGGCGATCGATCCGCGGCTGGCGCCGCGGCGTCAGGGCGGGTGATTGCCAACGCGGTCGATGGGATCGGGGAGCCTGCTGGGAAGAGGGAGCCGTTCGTGCTGTCGGCGGGTCGTGTGTGGGATGAGGCGAAGAACGTGAAGCTGCTGGCCGAGGCGGCGGGTGGGTTGTCGATGCGCGTGAAGATCGCGGGCGACGCGCGTCATCCCGACGGCGGTGAGGCGTCGTTCGACGGCGTCGAGCTGCTCGGGCCGCTGCCGCATGCGGAACTGCTCGCACTGATGCGGCGCGCGTCGATCTACGCGTTACCCGCGAAATACGAACCCTTCGGACTCTCAGCGGTCGAGGCGGCGCTGTCGGGTTGTGCGCTGGTGCTGGGCGACATCCCGAGCCTCCGCGAAGTCTGGGGCGACGTGGCGACCTTCGTTTCTCCGAACGATGCCGATCAACTGCGTTTGACGCTCCGCCGCCTCGTCGACGACGAGGCAGCGCTTCGACGCCTCGCCACTCTTGCGCGCGACCGGGCGAAGACCTTCACCGTCGAACGCCAGGCTTCGGCGTACGCCGGTCTGTACCGCGAACTCGTCGGAGTGAAACGCAAAGACGCGAAGAGGCAAAGTCAGAGCAAAGAATGAGAGGCGGGTTCGGAGGCAGATGCCGAACGCACGTTC
This sequence is a window from Planctomycetota bacterium. Protein-coding genes within it:
- a CDS encoding glycosyltransferase family 4 protein is translated as MTTDCVGGVWTYAMTLCRGLVERGVEVTLAASGGPLDEDKRRDFPAGVTLHHRPLKCEWMQPPLANLAKAGQWLDELVAEVRPDVIHLNDYAHGGRDFGGRSRVVVAHSDVYSWHAAVLRRAPDASWRGYRDVVEAGLAGADAVVAPTRAVLDGMRAWIGDRSAAGAAASGRVIANAVDGIGEPAGKREPFVLSAGRVWDEAKNVKLLAEAAGGLSMRVKIAGDARHPDGGEASFDGVELLGPLPHAELLALMRRASIYALPAKYEPFGLSAVEAALSGCALVLGDIPSLREVWGDVATFVSPNDADQLRLTLRRLVDDEAALRRLATLARDRAKTFTVERQASAYAGLYRELVGVKRKDAKRQSQSKE
- a CDS encoding zinc-binding dehydrogenase, with the translated sequence MPRMRAAQLVEPRRMDVVDVDVPEPADGEVRVRVEGCGVCASNIPSFEGREWFEYPMAPGDLGHEAWGVVDAVGRGVSDVAEGDRVAMLSYKAYAEYDTAAAGNVTKLPSELAGVPFPAEPLACAINVFKRSAIRPSESVIIVGVGFLGALVTHLATAAGATVVATTRRPEALTFAAAAGAVTEPMDDHWRVIEAVKGHVGEAGANVVIECVGKQWPLDLASELVREHGRLVIAGYHQDGLRQVNLQQWNWKGLDVINAHERVPQTYVDGMTEAVRKVAAGELDHRPLMTHDVPLERLGEALQMTIDRPAGFMKAWVQM